From the genome of Vulpes lagopus strain Blue_001 chromosome 2, ASM1834538v1, whole genome shotgun sequence, one region includes:
- the LOC121485010 gene encoding elongin-C-like — protein MDGEEKTYGGCEGPDAMYVKLISSDGHEFIVKREHALTSGTIKAMLSGPGQFAENETNEVNFREIPSHVLSKVCMYFTYQVRYTNSSTEIPEFPIAPEIALELLMAANFLDC, from the coding sequence atggatggagaagagaaaacctATGGTGGCTGTGAAGGCCCTGATGCCATGTATGTCAAATTGATATCTTCGGATGGTCATGAGTTTATTGTAAAAAGAGAACATGCACTAACATCCGGAACAATAAAAGCCATGTTGAGTGGCCCAGGTCAGTTTGCTGAGAACGAAACTAATGAAGTCAATTTTAGAGAGATCCCTTCACATGTGCTATCAAAAGTATGCATGTATTTTACCTACCAGGTTCGCTACACTAACAGCTCCACAGAGATTCCTGAATTCCCAATTGCACCTGAAATTGCACTGGAACTGCTGATGGCTGCGAACTTCCTagattgttaa